Part of the Candidatus Jidaibacter acanthamoeba genome, CTGAAGCACTGGTTAAAGTAGGAGCAGGGCATGTAGATATAGTAGTACCTGCGCTCATAAATGCTTTAAAGGATAGTGATTGCTGGGTCAGGTGGAATGCAGCTGAAGTACTGGGTAAAGTAGGAGCAGGGCATGGAGATTTAGTGGTACCTGCGTTAATAGAATCTTTAGAGGATGAGGATGTCAGGATCAGAGCAGCTGAAGCACTGGGTAAAGTAGGAGCAGGGCATGGAGAT contains:
- a CDS encoding HEAT repeat domain-containing protein, giving the protein EALVKVGAGHVDIVVPALINALKDSDCWVRWNAAEVLGKVGAGHGDLVVPALIESLEDEDVRIRAAEALGKVGAGHGDIVIPALIESLEDEDEDVRSSAAEALVKIGAGHGDIVVPVLINALKDSEYEVRWSVAE